In one Cercospora beticola chromosome 1, complete sequence genomic region, the following are encoded:
- a CDS encoding uncharacterized protein (antiSMASH:Cluster_5), with protein sequence MEGGLSPTEERLLQTIKKLRAHNDELIAENDALHLRCERQETTIKDLTDASSIQRSGRDSSHDSYAVVARPDSVEPHSDHEPVAPATPDAPPFKVMAEVLVRHDHRLTDLEQRLKAQEVETEQAEVRFAASCTAQDLQRRVLSLEARPISGAKEGSGSSSSDPDREQKRTMRAVDQLREFQDKSEKREKHFREIDMAETRERLYQLFKILSRNEQDGQVRRAGPFEGTYDDFLVLRDRVVRRLAGLAAYDEEFENATKAVFR encoded by the exons GAAACTCAGAGCGCATAACGATGAGCTCATAGCCGAGAATGATGCCTTGCACCTCCGTTGCGAGAGGCAGGAAACTACTATCAAGGACCTCACTGATGCGTCTTCCATTCAGCGATCCGGCCGAGACTCGTCGCACGACTCTTACGCTGTCGTTGCGAGACCTGATTCTGTCGAGCCGCACTCCGACCACGAGCCAGTGGCGCCAGCGACACCAGACGCGCCCCCTTTCAAGGTGATGGCCGAAGTCCTCGTACGACATGACCACCGCCTGACCGATCTCGAACAACGCCTCAAGGCCCAAGAAGTGGAGACCGAGCAAGCAGAAGTTCGCTTCGCTGCCTCTTGCACTGCGCAAGACTTGCAGCGCCGCGTGCTGTCGCTTGAGGCCAGGCCAATTTCAGGAGCCAAAGAAGGTTcagggagcagcagcagcgatccAGACAGGGAACAGAAGAGAACAATGAGAGCAGTG GATCAACTGCGCGAGTTCCAAGACAAGTCCGAAAAGAGAGAAAAGCACTTCCGCGAGATTGATATGGCGGAGACTCGAGAGAGACTGTACCAGCTTTTCAAGATTCTTAGCCGAAACGAGCAAGATGGGCAAG TGCGTCGTGCCGGTCCATTCGAAGGCACCTACGACGACTTCCTGGTACTGCGGGATCGCGTGGTGCGCCGTCTTGCAGGCCTTGCCGCGTACGACGAGGAGTTCGAGAACGCCACGAAAGCTGTTTTTCGCTGA